The following nucleotide sequence is from Vampirovibrionales bacterium.
ATCGCTTCGGTAAATCCGTTGCGGAATTTCTCAGTCTGATCTTCGCCCATGCGGACACCAGCACCCAACGGTCGCGGCTGATAAGCAGGGGAGGCGGCGGGTTGAGCGCGACTGGCAACGCCAAAAACTTGCACGCCATCAGGCACGGTTCCTTGGTTGGAAGCCGGTTCCGCTTCGCCGCCCAGCGTCTCCATCACAATCTTGCGAGTTTGATCGGCGCTCCATCCTTCATTCAGCGCTTGCGCTCGAATGCCGTCATACACCGAATCACGGGGACAATTGGATTAGCAAAGATGCCATCGATTTCTTTCAGTCGATTGCGCTCATCCAGAACTGCTTTAGCGCGTATGGCATCGATTTGACGAATCGGCACAACCGGATCAGTGCCAGCGCCATGATTATCAGTAGTCCCGACTTCGACAGCCGGCGTTTGAGTTTCATCAGCCATTGCATTAACTCCACTTAAAGACCGATTAATTCCAACGGATGCGTCCGCCGGCACCGTTACGACACTTGATTCAAGTAGCGTCCATCCAGTCACGCGGATGTCGTTACTATTTGCTTGTTCTTCAAATTTGTTGACTTGATAGCCAATAGAGATATTCTTTAAAAACCCGTCACGCACATCATTAAATACTTCAATGGCTTTCTTGTTATTTGAAAACCGCAAGACGCCACGCAATTTTCCATCCTTGATTTTAATTCGCTCCACCACGCCGATTGGCTCATCGGTATTGTGATTCCATAGCAGCGGCAATCCATCGCCGGCCCGACTCAAATCAACGGCGTCTGAATCGTGAACAAGAATCTCTCGGCCAAAGAATCGATCAACTGGCGATTCGCTGGATAGCGACGCGGGAACGGTTCGGCTTTCGAGATTGGCTTCCCGCAAATCTAGCGTTGCAAACCGCTCAAAGCGGCCATCTTGCAACGCGCTTAGGTCTCTTGTACTCATGCCGCTTGATCCTGTACTGGAGCCTCTTGTGGCGTTTGCTGTTTCGGCTGCGAATCCAGCGGCGGGCGCACGTCCAGCGGGTCGGCCATAAGCTGCGCGTCAACCGTTGCTGGGTCTCCGCCCAAGTCTCTAATAACCTGCTGTCTGCTTCTAAAGCCGGCCTCGACCATGGCTTGAAATGCTTCGATTTCTTTCTTTGGATCGATCCACGGGATTTGCGGCGGGCGGATTTCAGGACGATAGAGACTCATCTCATCAACGCCGGCCGGTACGCGCAACAGACCGGAAAGCCGAGACGCATCAATAAATCGACGCCAGACCGGCAAATAGAATTTCTCGCGAAGGTAGTCAAAGATACGGCGATAATGCGCAACCGTCTCAACCAGTTCTTGCCGTTGCGCGGAATACGTGCCGTTGTAGTTCTTGGCGATACTGGAAAATCTCGTGCCGGTCCCGGACGCAATGGCCCGCAGTTGTGAATTGCGGAATAGCTCAAGATTCGGATTCGGGCGTTTCGAGTCGATAACGCCGACATCCTCACCCGGCTGTAATCCGTCGAAGATTAAACCAGGTTCCATTGAAAATGAACGGCTCCCGGTTTGGCTCTCTTCGCCAGTCGTAGTGACGGTATCCGATAGCGCCGAATCGCGCTTGATGAAAGCAGTGAGTGCGGCGGCAACTCGCGCGGCAATTCGCTCGCTCTCTTCGTAATCTTTCAGATCATCCAGCCGGGTCAGCACGCCATGGAAAATAGATACACCGCGCGTTTGGTGTAGCCGTTTCACCAATTTAAGGTGCACCACGTTTTCGGCGCGAAGAAAAACCGTATCGAATCTTGAGCCGGGAAGAATCAGTGAGCCGGGATGCTGCTTGAGAACGTAATAGCCAATCGCGCGACCCCAGCCGTCTTTTTGCACGCCGTGAACGATCAGCCGAGATGCGTCGGTTAGATCGAAGGGCACAAAATCAGATTCGAGCCATTCCAGCGCATAAGGGATTCGGCTGGTGTACGGCGCAACGGGCTTATTGACGTGTTGAGCAAATACCTCTCCATCCCGAAGAAAAGAGCGACAGACAATCCGCTCCATTTCGCTGCCTGGAAGTTCGCCGGTCACTTCTGGGTATTGCCAAAACTCTTCCCACAACTCGGCAAGCTGCTTATTGAGGTCCGTCGCCGGATCGCGAGTGCGCGCATTTCTGGCCATCGGCTCGATACCTGCGCCCGCGCCGATGATGTTCGTTACCAGATCGTCAAGGATGCCAATCGCTAGATCGTGGTTTTCGTCCAGCCACCGGCCATACTCGCGCAAGTTGCCCTTGGCGCGGTCCATGACAGCATCCGCGCTTGCCGAGTTGCCGCGCCTTGGATGCTGAGAGGTAGCGGTGGCGGCGTCGTAGTAGCGTTTTGCGCTGGCCAGCCGTCCGAGTGCCAGCATCCGGGAAGCCGCCCAGGAAGGCGCAACGTAGGCAATCAGGCGGGTTAGCGCGTCCATGTCGCCACCGCGTAGGGTTGCCCAGTCGTCGCGCCCGTGGCTTCAGCGATAGCCGCTTGGAGCTGGCCTATGTAGGCTTTGAGGCGGGGGAGTTCTGCGGGGGAGAACGATAGGCGCTTGTCACCGGTCGCAATTGTGACCGCGCGCTTGCCGATGGCGAGTTCCTGCATCGCGGTTTGAGCGTCACTCAACCACGTTTGCAGAGTTGCTACAGGGATACCGGTAAAGATGGACATTCCATGCTTACAACACAAAAAAATGGAATGTCAAGCATTAAAAAACCCGCTACGAGAGCGGGCTGCATGGACGGTGCTGCAAGTTTAACTGTGAGGATTTCTCACATTTAAAAGCAGCCCTACTTCTTGGGATTTTTTACCGCGTTTCGGCGATTAGCCGCCTCTTTAGCCAAAAATGCAAGCGGTATCCGGGTCTTCCTGCCGCCGTAATTGTAGACCTGCTCAATAACCACAAGATAAGCATCCCTTGACACCTGCGCGGTCATCATCCCAGAATGGGCCTTGACCCTAGAAATAAATATATCCTTGTCAAATCCATCAACCCTGCAAACTGACGATAAAGCCTGCACGAATGCAAAATGTCTTGCGAACCTTACGCCATGCTCCGCGCAAGAAATCGCCAAAAACGCGACATCATAGGCGTGTTTTTCGTCGGAAACCTTATAAGTTCCAGCCTTAAACCTGTTGTTCTGGTTGCCATTTGCGGTTGTTTGTCCTGCCAGCATGGCGATGGCGCATTGAATAGGTATCCCGGTCAATTCAAGATAATTCTTGACCTTGATATAGTGTTCGCTGCCAACTCGGCAATAGCTGGCCAGATAGTCTTGTAAGGTCCAAGGCCGCGTAGCGACTTCGAGTTCTTGGATCGTCTCTCCCTGATCTTCGGCAACCACGTACTTGCAGGGAATTCCAAGTTTTCTGGCAACGTGGAATCGATGATGCCCAGCCTTGATCTTCAGCTTTCCGCTGCCGTTTTTAACAACGTGCATCGGGTACGGATCAAGCCAGCCATAGGCCAGCATGGACCGCTCAAGCGCCGTGGTCTTGCCAATGTCCCGGTTGAAGTCAAACAATTCAAACCGGTCGTAGTTAGTAGTTTCCTGAATGTTTGCCATGATACAATTACCTCTTAACGGTTTTTTTCGATCCACTTTATGACCCCATCCAGGGCGCTATCCCGGTTGGGGTCTTCTTTCTTGATGCGCTTTAGTTGTTCGATAGCCATGACTCCGTATCTTGGGGCATCGTAAACCTCGCCGTTCACAACAACATGCCGCTTGGCGGTTTGCGGCGTTTTGGTGCCGCCCCCTATTTGCCGTGTAGGTTCTTTTCGCCTTCGTTGCCTTGTCTCTCTGCACCTCTTCCGGTTCGTTGGCCAGTATCGCCGCCGTCGATACCGCTATCCGCCCCTCCTCGACAGCCTCAATCAGTTCTGGCACGCCTTTCTCCAAGACTTTCGTCGCGTGATCCACGCTCTTTCCAGACACTCCAAACTCCTTACCGGCCGCATCGCGGGCGTCGCTCTTCGAGCCCTCCGGTAAATTTACCGGAGGGCTATGCTGGTTGACCCCGCTTTCCATCCGCTCCTTCGCCTGCCGGTCGTAGTAGGAACGGAATCGGGCAGCGACCATGGAAAGCTGCGACGGGGTGAGGTGCCGACGGTGGACGTTGAGCGACTTCACGTAGCCCACCGGATCATCCGGATTTACCTCGACCGTTTTCGGCGCAACTCCGGCGATCTCGCAAGCCTTCCAGCGCCGCCGGCCATCCAGTATCTTGCCCTCGTATAGTTCAATCGGTATCTGTTGCCCGTTTTTTGCGATGTCTTCCGCCAAGGATGAAAGAGACCCTTTCTCCATGGGGAGGATGTTGGCAATCTCATGAAATTCCATGACCACCTCTTGGCGGTAACACGCGAGGCGGCCCATCATCTGAAACCTCAATAACCCATGTTCCCCTCATATCTCCTCCTATCTTTTTGGCGCCAGGTATGCGCCCTGCAATGAGCAGTTGCTGGACTCGCGTCCTGCATACGCCTAACCTTCGGCTCGCTTCCTTCGTATCTATCAGCATCGCTGTTTATCCTATCTCAAGTGATTGGATTGTGCAAGCATAAAACAAATAAGAGTATCAGTCAAAACTTAAAAGCAAGGCATTAAAAAACCCGCAATGGGGCGGGTCTGGATATGCGACGTGTCGATCAAAAACCCGGATCGTCCGGCGAACCCAGCGTGGTCGGCTGATCGATCAAGAAATCCTCCAAGCTGGCACCGGCTTCCAGCTTTTCCTTCAACCAACCGGGTTGCTTGCCTTCCCGGCCCAGGTGCATTCGGGCTTCGCTGGGTCTTGATACTTCGGCTTTGACGGGTTGGCCATCTTCACCGGTGCCGGACACAGCGCGGCGAGTTCGGCTTCAGTTGCCGCCGTTCTGGCCTTGTCGGCTTCGACTTGGGCTTTCAGTTCCGCGATGCGCTCTTCGCGCTTCTGTTCCAGCATCGCCTGGACCTCTCGGCCATATTCATCGATGGAATCGGCGATATACCGAAGATCGCCGAAGTTCATATAGTCCAACGGCGGCAGAACGATATGGCGCCGATGATCGATGGATTGCGGCGCTGGACCCATAATGTCATTTTCCCCATATTCGCGTGCTTGAATCATTGCTTACCCCTCCACCGGAATCAAACAGGCTTCACGCCCCACCACATCCACCCACGCTGGCGCTTTACCGCGCCCGGTCCAGGTCTGTTCTGGATTTCCAGGATTGCGAAACTTCGCGGGCCGCGAAGACTTAACCCGCTTTTTCTTCTCTTCCGTCTTCGCGGGCGGCTTCATCGCTAGCAGTTCGGCGCGGCGAGCATCGAGCTTTGCAAGCTCTTCATCGAGACGCTTCAATAGCTCGGCCTCGATTTCTTTTGCCTGAACCAGTAGTTCATCAGTTGTTGCCATCGTCAAATCCATTACATTACCTTTCTGTAAGCGCCGAATATAGCGCGATTACAATATAGGAAATCGGATTAATCTTTGCAATACCCGCGATTGCAATAAAAGTGATTATTCTCTTTTCCGCGCTTTCCGGCTTGCTCCCTGGACATAATCCCTGTAGCCAAGGCGCGGGCGATACCCGTTGCAGTCTCACCGAAACGCTCTAGCCGATGGTAGAGCGCTCCAGGGCTAATGTGATGGGATCGTGCAAGGTCTATGAATCGCCATCGATGTTGCTGGTATTCGATGAATCGCGCCATCGTTCGGCCTCGACAATGATGGTTCGGCAGTTTTCGTCAAACTCCACAACATCCGACATCGGCCCGTGCTGGCCCCATGTCTTGACCGCCTTCCACCCGGTTTCCGTCAAAAGTTCTTGCAACTGGAAAGGGGTGTAATGCCGTTGATGAAACGGTGCGGTTTCCGGCGAATAGGGCACCACATTTTCGTTGGGGACGCTGATCAGCAGCCGGTCAGCGGGTA
It contains:
- a CDS encoding HK97 family phage prohead protease — protein: MQDGRFERFATLDLREANLESRTVPASLSSESPVDRFFGREILVHDSDAVDLSRAGDGLPLLWNHNTDEPIGVVERIKIKDGKLRGVLRFSNNKKAIEVFNDVRDGFLKNISIGYQVNKFEEQANSNDIRVTGWTLLESSVVTVPADASVGINRSLSGVNAMADETQTPAVEVGTTDNHGAGTDPVVPIRQIDAIRAKAVLDERNRLKEIDGIFANPIVPVIRCMTAFERKR
- a CDS encoding phage portal protein; protein product: MDALTRLIAYVAPSWAASRMLALGRLASAKRYYDAATATSQHPRRGNSASADAVMDRAKGNLREYGRWLDENHDLAIGILDDLVTNIIGAGAGIEPMARNARTRDPATDLNKQLAELWEEFWQYPEVTGELPGSEMERIVCRSFLRDGEVFAQHVNKPVAPYTSRIPYALEWLESDFVPFDLTDASRLIVHGVQKDGWGRAIGYYVLKQHPGSLILPGSRFDTVFLRAENVVHLKLVKRLHQTRGVSIFHGVLTRLDDLKDYEESERIAARVAAALTAFIKRDSALSDTVTTTGEESQTGSRSFSMEPGLIFDGLQPGEDVGVIDSKRPNPNLELFRNSQLRAIASGTGTRFSSIAKNYNGTYSAQRQELVETVAHYRRIFDYLREKFYLPVWRRFIDASRLSGLLRVPAGVDEMSLYRPEIRPPQIPWIDPKKEIEAFQAMVEAGFRSRQQVIRDLGGDPATVDAQLMADPLDVRPPLDSQPKQQTPQEAPVQDQAA
- a CDS encoding ParB N-terminal domain-containing protein, with the protein product MEFHEIANILPMEKGSLSSLAEDIAKNGQQIPIELYEGKILDGRRRWKACEIAGVAPKTVEVNPDDPVGYVKSLNVHRRHLTPSQLSMVAARFRSYYDRQAKERMESGVNQHSPPVNLPEGSKSDARDAAGKEFGVSGKSVDHATKVLEKGVPELIEAVEEGRIAVSTAAILANEPEEVQRDKATKAKRTYTANRGRHQNAANRQAACCCERRGLRCPKIRSHGYRTTKAHQERRPQPG
- a CDS encoding H-NS histone family protein; this translates as MIQAREYGENDIMGPAPQSIDHRRHIVLPPLDYMNFGDLRYIADSIDEYGREVQAMLEQKREERIAELKAQVEADKARTAATEAELAALCPAPVKMANPSKPKYQDPAKPECTWAGKASNPVG
- a CDS encoding H-NS histone family protein, with translation MDLTMATTDELLVQAKEIEAELLKRLDEELAKLDARRAELLAMKPPAKTEEKKKRVKSSRPAKFRNPGNPEQTWTGRGKAPAWVDVVGREACLIPVEG